In Strix uralensis isolate ZFMK-TIS-50842 chromosome 7, bStrUra1, whole genome shotgun sequence, the following proteins share a genomic window:
- the SFXN4 gene encoding sideroflexin-4, translating into MDANLRFWRAEGQSFFQRFLLWADVLDPLLLLKSSDEIRRTRLFIQNSGKTLSEPIKNDQTKQAFLLSLSSVHPDTGKIIPVMFRPPAFLPICLPLVIVSSLQRQAKKNFFCQFVFHMYTTGFALLNGNGTTKAEEYSVQQKQIFYGLGAISYAACIGALPVVFMNRYMLKSSLTQLVVQKLLPAPLLGLMSAFTVVVVRSPEFENGIEVMDRNGMVVGVSQKAGEKAVKETALSRAVLFGTTFFVPTVLMHFVERAKFWRTPHSLASMRMLAITSVLVGMLPVSLSMFPQCGEIKRADLEPELLSSTEETELFYNRGI; encoded by the exons ATGGACGCCAACCTGCGGTTCTGGCGGGCGGAGGGCCAG TCTTTTTTCCAGAGGTTTCTTCTCTGGGCGGACGTCTTGgatcctctgctgctcctgaaatcCTCC GATGAAATAAGAAGAACCAGGTTATTCATACAAAACAGTGGGAAGACCCTAAGTGAACCCATAAAGAATGATCAG ACAAAACAAGCCTTCCTGCTAAGCCTG tccaGTGTACATCCTGATACAGGCAAGATAATTCCTGTTATGTTTAGACCTCCAG ccttCTTGCCCATATGTCTTCCACTG GTTATTGTTTCATCTCTTCAGCGCCaggcaaagaaaaattttttttgtcaG TTTGTGTTTCACATGTATACCACAGGATTTGCCCTGTTAAATGGAAATGGTACCACAAAGGCTGAA GAGTACTCGGTTCAACAAAAGCAGATCTTCTATGGCTTGGGAGCCATTTCCTATGCAGCATGTATTGGT GCTCTTCCTGTTGTCTTCATGAATCGTTACATGTTGAAGAGTTCGTTAACGCAACTAGTCGTCCAAAAACTTCTACCTGCTCCTCTTCTTG GCTTGATGAGTGCATTTACTGTGGTGGTGGTGAGAAGCCCAGAATTTGAGAATGGAATTGAAGTGATGGACAGGAATGGCATGGTTGTAGGAGTGTCACAGAAGGCTGGTGAGAAG GCCGTTAAAGAAACAGCATTGTCGAGAGCAGTCTTGTTTGGGACAACATTCTTCGTGCCAACTGTGCTTATGCACTTTGTGGAGAG AGCAAAATTTTGGAGAACTCCACATTCTTTGGCTTCAATGAGAATGCTTGCGATTACGTCAGTTTTAGTAGGGATGCTGCCAGTTTCACTTAGTATGTTCCCGCAGTGTGGGGAG ATAAAGCGAGCAGACCTTGAACCAGAACTTCTGTCATCTACAGAGGAAACGGAGTTATTCTACAATAGGGGAATTTAG
- the PRDX3 gene encoding thioredoxin-dependent peroxide reductase, mitochondrial, protein MQFAAFRSLISEHQNHVPQSSPPAGNPQQTPASPPRLGTAAGPGPDTRSSRRLGPGKAALPAPSPLTTRGREEGGRAGPAGRAVPGARSRPSPSPQGPAPPAAAAFNMAAALGRLLRTAVPAAAAAAGRRLTARPLPCARRQFSLGSSRFAPAVTQHAPFFKGTAVVNGEFKELSLDDFKGKYLVLFFYPLDFTFVCPTEIVAFSNKANEFHDVNCDVVAVSVDSHFCHLAWINTPRKSGGLGKMNIPVLSDLTKQISRDYGVLLEGPGIALRGLFIIDPNGIIKHLSINDLPVGRSVEETLRLVKAFQYVETHGEVCPANWTPDSPTIKPSPEASKEYFEKVHT, encoded by the exons ATGCAGTTTGCTGCGTTTCGGTCTCTCATCAGCGAACACCAAAACCACGTCCCACAGTCATCCCCGCCAGCGGGAAACCCACAGCAAACACCGGCATCGCCCCCCCGCCTCGGCACGGCGGCTGGACCGGGACCGGACACCCGCAGCTCCCGCAGGCTCGGCCCAGGGAAAGCCGCTctccccgccccgtcccccctcaCAACCCGCGGCCGGGAGGAAGGAGgccgggcgggcccggcggggcgggcggtgccggggGCCCGGAGCCGCCCCTCCCCGTCCCCTCAGGGCCCagctccgcccgccgccgccgcgttcAACATGGCCGCTGCGCTGGGAAGGCTCCTGCGGACCGCG gtgcccgctgctgctgccgccgccgggaGGAGGCTGACGGCGCGGCCCCTGCCCTGCGCCCGCCGCCAGTTCAGCCTCG GCTCCTCGCGGTTTGCTCCAGCGGTTACACAACACGCCCCGTTTTTTAAAGGAACGGCCGTTGTTAACGGAGAGTTCAAGGAGCTGAGCCTGGATGATTTCAAGGGGAAATACCTGGTTCTCTTCTTTTACCCCCTGGACTT CACCTTTGTCTGCCCCACAGAAATTGTGGCTTTCAGCAACAAAGCAAATGAATTTCATGATGTGAACTGTGATGTGGTGGCAGTTTCTGTGGATTCTCATTTTTGTCATCTGGCCTGGATAAATACGCCACGAAAG AGCGGCGGTTTGGGCAAAATGAATATTCCAGTTCTGTCGGACCTCACAAAACAGATCTCCCGTGATTATGGTGTGCTCCTAGAAGGACCTGGCATAGCACTAAG AGGTCTCTTCATCATTGATCCAAATGGGATCATCAAGCATCTGAGTATCAATGATCTCCCCGTCGGTCGTAGCGTGGAAGAGACCCTCCGCTTGGTGAAAGCATTCCAGTACGTGGAAACGCACGGAGAGGTTTGCCCGGCAAACTGGACTCCAGACTCCCCTACA ATCAAACCAAGCCCAGAAGCTTCTAAAGAATATTTTGAGAAAGTGCATACATAA